The Halobacterium hubeiense genome contains the following window.
TCGGCGGGGAGGCGGCGCGGTGCGCAGTTCTACCGGTAGCTACCACTCGCCGTCGACGTACTCGCGCACTCGCTGGATGGCTTCGCGTTCGCGCTCGCCGCCGCACTTGCGCGCGACGCCCGCGAAGAATCGCAGGCGTTCGCGCAACGTCTCGGTGTCGTAGGCGGGCACGTCCAGCCGCGACGCGGCGACCGTCGCCTCCACGACCGCGTTGAAGCCGCGGTTTATCGTCGCCGGCGACGCCCGCACGACCTCGCTCTCGACGGGGCGGAGTTCCCAGTGCTCGCGCCGCGTGCCGTCGTCCTCGTCCGTCCCGACGTGTTCGACCTCCACCTCGGCCCACGCGTCCGCCGCGTCCAGCACGCGCTCGCGCTCCTCGCGAATCGAGAGCGCGGCGTCCGCGAACACGACGGGATCGGAGACGAACTGGACGTAGCCGCCGCCCTCGCGGTGGAAGTTCCGGCGCGTGCGCGTGTTCCCCCACGTCGTCGCGGTCGCCGTTTCCCCGTCCTCGGGAGCTGCTCGCGGCTCGCTGCGCTCACGGCTCGCTACGCTCGCCGTTCGTCGTTCCGTGCTCTCCCTGCGGTCGAGCACGCTCTCGCCGCTCGCTCGTTCGGCGCCTGCGGGCGCCCGTACCCCCAGCGCTGCGACGTTCCACAGGTCGTTCGGCCCGCGCGTCGTCACGACCGTCTCCGTCGTCCCGCGGAGCGAGACCGGCCACTCAGCCACGGACGGACACCCCGCGTTCGAGCGCGACGAACACCGCGGCGGCGGTGAGGTCCGCGGTCGTCCCGGGGTTGATGCCGCGCTCCACGAGGTCGTCGGCGAACTCTCGAACTTCGTCGGCGTCGGCGCGCTGCAGGGAGAGCGCGCGCTCCTGGACCTCGCGGGCGACGCCCTCGCCGTGCTCGGTGACGACGAGCGTATCGAATTCCTCGGCGAGCAGCGTGAGGAACGCCGACGCTGCGCGGTCGGCGAGCGGCCCACGTCCCGCCTCGATGCGGGCGGCTGCGCGGAACACGCGCGGGAAGCCCTGGAGCCACTCGCGGGCGTTGGCGTCGTGGTCGGTGCTGAGGTCCATCACGTCTTCGAGCGTGAGGCCGCGCTCGCGGAGCGCGGGAATCGCGGCCGCGCCGCGGCGCGCGTCGAGCGCGTCGATACCCTCGGGCGGGTCGGGGACTGCGACTTCGGCGTGCTCGAACGCGCGGTAGAACGCTTCGGCGTCCGCGACGGTCGTCGCCTCGACGACCTCGGTGACACCTTCGGGCGAGAGGTCGCCACGAGACGCGGCGCGCACGAGCGGCGTCAACAACAGCAGGCAGCCGAACTGCGTGTTCGTCCCGCTACCGTCGGCCATCCCCGCGACGGCTGTCTCGAAGGCGTCCCCGACCGGGCCGTCCTCGGCGGCTTCGAGGCCGTCGCGCGCGCCCACGGCGCCGGCGAGGAACTGCTCGAAGTGGAGGTCCGCGAGGTCGCGCTCGCGGTCGACGTTCCCCGGCTTGGGCGTGCCCGCGACCTCCACGAGCAGCGCGAGTTCGGCGTGCTCGGCGGGCGTCACAGGAACCACTCCTTGACCGCGGCGTACACCGACTGCACCTTCTCGGGGTCGCGGCTCGGCCGGCCGACGCTGACCGCGTCCGCGCCGTACGCGAGGTACTCGAAGACGTCCTCGCGGTCGCGGACGCCGTTGTTCGCGACGACGAAGCAGTCCGTGGCTTCGGCGACGTCGCGGACGACGCGCCGGGAGTCCATCGCGTCCACGTGAATCGCGTCGGCGCCGGCGCGCTCGATGGCTTTCGCGAGCGTCGGCAAGTGGACGCCCTCGACTTCCGCGCGCACCTTCACGGAGACCGCAGCGCCCGCGTCGCTGGCCGTCTCGACCTGCTCGCAGAGCCGCTCGGTGTCTCGGAGGAGGGTTTCGCCGGCGCCGGCGTCGCACATCTCGTCCTGCCGGCAATGCGCGTTCACCTCGAGCATCGCGTCGTGGTCGGCGCAGACCACTGCGACCTCCCGGAGCGGGTCGAGTTCGACCGCGCGGACGTTCATGCCCGCGCGGAGGAACGCGTCGTCGAGTTCGGCGAGCTGGTCGTCGACGAACACGATTGGGTCGTCGGGGAGGAACTCCTCGC
Protein-coding sequences here:
- a CDS encoding DUF447 domain-containing protein, whose protein sequence is MAEWPVSLRGTTETVVTTRGPNDLWNVAALGVRAPAGAERASGESVLDRRESTERRTASVASRERSEPRAAPEDGETATATTWGNTRTRRNFHREGGGYVQFVSDPVVFADAALSIREERERVLDAADAWAEVEVEHVGTDEDDGTRREHWELRPVESEVVRASPATINRGFNAVVEATVAASRLDVPAYDTETLRERLRFFAGVARKCGGEREREAIQRVREYVDGEW
- a CDS encoding triphosphoribosyl-dephospho-CoA synthase is translated as MTPAEHAELALLVEVAGTPKPGNVDRERDLADLHFEQFLAGAVGARDGLEAAEDGPVGDAFETAVAGMADGSGTNTQFGCLLLLTPLVRAASRGDLSPEGVTEVVEATTVADAEAFYRAFEHAEVAVPDPPEGIDALDARRGAAAIPALRERGLTLEDVMDLSTDHDANAREWLQGFPRVFRAAARIEAGRGPLADRAASAFLTLLAEEFDTLVVTEHGEGVAREVQERALSLQRADADEVREFADDLVERGINPGTTADLTAAAVFVALERGVSVRG
- a CDS encoding tRNA-dihydrouridine synthase, which encodes MFAPRVALASLSGESDAEWAEACARPAGAAFLGGIAIDEPTRDAAREMVERDREEFLPDDPIVFVDDQLAELDDAFLRAGMNVRAVELDPLREVAVVCADHDAMLEVNAHCRQDEMCDAGAGETLLRDTERLCEQVETASDAGAAVSVKVRAEVEGVHLPTLAKAIERAGADAIHVDAMDSRRVVRDVAEATDCFVVANNGVRDREDVFEYLAYGADAVSVGRPSRDPEKVQSVYAAVKEWFL